CCGCGCCAATCAAGTGTGGCGACGGTGAAGCCACGATTTGAAAGGTCTGACATGGTCTCGAAATATTTCTCGATGAACTCGTTGCGACCTTGCAGCAGTATGATCGTGCCGCGTGATGGCTTGGTTTGTGACTTGACGAGCGCATAGCGCAAGCTCTTGCCGTCCCGGGTTTCAAGCATGCCAGATTGCGTTCCGGGCGGTATGGGATTCGCATTGGTCTCAAAAAGAAAATCTGGCATTCAGGCGGTTGTCCCAGGTTAAATTTCGCACAGCAATATAATGGGGCAAAGGATGATAAAAAGTAACCGGAAGTTTGCGAGCAAACTTCCGGTTCAGGAAACAACCTGTGCAAGGGACGTTGCACAGGTTGATCTGTCCGTTCTGGCTGGAATTACCAGCCGCGACCAGCACGGCGTTCATCAATGATACGACCGCTGAAAGCATCAACCACCACGACCACACGACGACCATTCGGACGCGTAGCCTTGACGAAATAGGCGCCGCGGTCACGGCGAATATCGCCAACATCATAGCCACGTCGCTGCAGCGAACGGGCAACCTGGCGGGGACCGAGCGTGTCGCGGCGTCCATAATCGCCACCCCAGCCGGGTCCGCGACCTGGTCCACGATCATATCCACGATCTGGACCGTCCCAATCCGGACGTGGTCCACCACGTGGGGGCATAGGCGGACGATAGCCATCATCGTCGTAATATTGAACCTGAACGCGCAACCCGTTATCGGCTGCGTGGGATGTCGTCGCGATCCCTGTCGCGACGGTGGCAAGTGCGGCAAAAGCAAGAAAAGCTTTTTTCATAACCGTAATCCTTTGATGAACCCGCCTCTCAGCAGGCATAGTGGTACATCAGAGCGGCGTGCGTCCTTCCAGGCGCACAAAGGACCCTCTGACGTTTGAAACTACACATCGAACTTTCCAGAATACGCTTTCGATTTCTGGTCCGATGTGTAGCCCCAAGCACCTGAACGCTCGCCGAAGATGATGTTCATTTTGGGTTCATTGCGTGGCGAATCCCCCAGTTTGCGGCCCCCAAACGATCAGGAGTTGTTACGGTAGGTGATAAGCCGTGTAAGTATATTCTCCGGTCATATGAGCAAGGCCGACGGCGTTTTCTGCAAAGGACATCCAAATCAGTCTTGAAATGAAAAAGCAGCATTCCCAAATGAGTTTTGCGGTTGCCGATAACGGGGCCGCCGGCACCTGAGAATTCGCCAAAACGGGAATTCTGCCGCCAATATAATGCATTCTTGTCGCTCTTAAGGAGGGCTTACATATGCGTCACGTTGATTTTTCGCCGCTCTATCGTTCCACCGTTGGTTTCGACCGTCTCTTCTCCTCGATGCTTGATACGCTCGCATCTCCTGAAGGTTCGCAGTCTTCCTATCCGCCATATAATATCGAGCGGACCGGTGAGAACACCTATCGCATCACCATGGCCGTTGCAGGCTTCTCGGAAAGTGAACTCGAGATAGAAGCACACCGCAATCAGTTGACCGTCAAGGGCCAGAAGGCCGAAGACGATGCTTCGGAAGCCGGTGAAGTGCTCTATCGCGGCATTGCTTCGCGTGCTTTTGAGCGTCGCTTCCAGCTTGCAGACTTTGTTGAAGTTGCCGGTGCCAGCCTTAAAAATGGCTTGCTCCATATCGATCTCAAGCGCGAAATCCCTGAACAGATGAAGCCGCGCAAGATCGAAGTAAGTCAGGCATCGACGGCTGATGCCCAGCAGATTGAAGCGAAGACCGCCCACTAACTGCTTAGAGGCCTATAAAAAGAAAGCGGCGCATTTTGCGCCGCTTTTTTGTTAAGTGCATTCCAAAAAAGTGTGATGCGGTTTTTGGAACGGATGCTACGCGATCAGCTTGCCGAATTGGTCGACTTCTTCTTCCGTGTTGGCAAAGCTTGTCACGAAACGTGCGAAAATCTCGCCTTCGCTGATGCGATTGACTTCGGAATGTGGTGGGTTCCAGTCGTAAAAGATTGCGCCTGCATCACGCAGGCGATCATAAACGGATTGCTTCATGATCGCGAAAACCTCGTTGGCTTCCGGCTTCCATGCCAGTCGCATCTGGCTCGATGCATCAATATGTCGGGCAAGGCGCGCAGAAAGCGCATTGGAATGCTTCGCCAGTTCAATCCACAGACCATCTGTGAGATAGGCATCGAACTGGGCCGCAATAAAACGTGTTTTCGAGAAAAGCTGTGCGGCACGCTTGCGAATGAAAGGCAAATCCTTAGCGCGGGCAGGGTCCATAAATACGAGCGCTTCTGCACACCAACAGCCGTTCTTGGTGCCGCCAAAGGAAACGATATCGACGCCCTGCTTCCAGGTCATTTCTGCAGGTGTCATGTCCAGTGATACAAGTGCGTTTGCAAAGCGCGCACCGTCCATATGCAGCGGCAGACCCGCACCACGACAGATTTCGGAAATCGTGGAAATATGCTCCGGCTGATAAAGCGTGCCAACTTCCGTTGCCTGTGTGATGCTGACAGCCATCGGCTGACCGGCATGAACGAAAGCAGGATTGAAGCGCTTGAGTTCGCGCTTGAGCAATTCAGGATCGATACGACCCATTGCGCCGTCAATCGGGTGCAAACGGGCGCCGCCGGTGAAATATTCTGGCGCGCCGCATTCGTCTTCGATCACATGCGCTTCGCGATGCACGAGTGAAACGCCGCCCGGACGATTGACGCTGGCAAGCGCCAGCGAGTTGGCTGCTGTGCCTGTGCCAACGAAGAAGACCGCGACTTCTCGCTCGAACAGCTCGTTGAAACGCTGCTCTACACGCTTGTCGATTTCGCTGGCACCATAGGCGGCTGCAAAGCCGTTGGCGTGAAGTGCAAGACTTTCAGCGATTTTCGGGTGGGCGCCTGCCCAGTTGTCTGAAGCAAAATGCACGTTGTTCTCCGCTGGCAGTGGGACCTTATAGGAGAGGTCTATAACCGGACTCGGTTACAGGTGTAAGGCCTGCGGATGGTAAAAAGAGCGAAGCCAATGTCACTTTTTGGAGCATTCGACGCCCGTGTTTGGCCGCGCCAAACTGACGCAACAAGCTGCTAACGCAATTAAATAACGGTAATATGAATATCTGCGACACTTTGTTTCGCAATAGGCTCGAAAAAATCATGTTTCCATCTTGTGAGCGAATTTGAATTCTGTCATACGTTATTAGGACAGCATTGCTGACTAATTCATCATTGCTGTCCAATTCATCACTGCGATTGATTGGGTTTCTGGTCAGAACTTCCACCAGTTGCAGAAAGAGAGTGTCGTGCGGATCGGGACAACCCGGCAATAGGCGGCATTCAATTGAGGCAGGGGAGTTTGGTGCGCCATATGGCGGGCTGAGGTCGCTTGTCCGAGCCTGAAAGACTAAGGCGCCAAAGCAATATTCCTCTCGATGGTTCAGCCATCGGCCCCGGAACGTCGTCCAACGCCTTTTCGAGAAGGCTTTCCATACACAGAACTCAAAGCGCATCCCGAAAAGTGCGAAGCGGTTTTCGGATGAGATGCGCGACTAAAACAGTTCGGAACGAATAGCCGTTCCGGTTCATTATCGTATCGCGCATGGTTGCGCGCTCACAGGAGGGAATGACGATGCCGCATTTGACGCCATCTGTATCGCATGTGGATTTACACAACGGTCAGAACGGAACGGTCAAAGCTGCGACCAATTCCACCAACGCAACCCGAAAAACGGCGCGAACTTCGGCGGGCACGCCGCCCGCCCAAGGCCTTTATAACCCGCGTAATGAACATGACGCCTGTGGCGTCGGCTTCATCGCGCATATGAAAGGCCAGAAGTCTCATCAGATTGTTGAAAACGGTCTCAAGATGCTTGAAAACCTCACCCATCGTGGTGCGGTTGGCGCCGACCCTTTGATGGGCGACGGTGCGGGTATGCTTGTCCAGATTCCGGATCGTTTCTTCCGCGAAGAAATGGCGCGTCAGGGCATCGACCTGCCGCAGCCGGGCCATTATGCCGTCGGTTATATCTTCATGCCGCGCGATGCTGAACTTCGCTCGCATATCGAAGAGATCGTCAAGGAAGTCATCACCGCTGAAGGCCAGACCTTTATCGGTTTCCGTCAGGTGCCGGTCGATAACTCTTCGCTGTCAAAGGCACCCGATATTGCCGCGACCGAGCCATTCCACGTTCAGGTTTTCATCGGACGCAGCCCAACGATTGAATCCGATGATGATTTTGAGCGTCGCCTGTTCGTGCTGCGCAAGGTCATTTCCAACCGCATCTATCAGGAAAACGATGGCGACGATAAAGGTTTCTATATCGTTTCCATGTCGGCGCGCACGGTTGTCTATAAGGGCATGTTCTTGGCCTATCAGGTCGGCAGCTATTATAACGATCTGAAGGATCCGCGCTTTGAAAGCGCTGTGGCGCTGGTTCACCAGCGCTTCTCGACCAACACCTTCCCCTCGTGGCGTCTGGCGCATCCATATCGCATGGTTGCGCATAACGGTGAAATCAACACGCTGCGCGGTAACGTCAACTGGATGGCTGCACGGCAGGCATCGGTAGACTCGGAATTGTTCGGCAACGACATTTCCAAGCTCTGGCCTATTTCTTACGAAGGCCAGTCGGATACGGCTTGCTTCGACAATGCGCTCGAATTCCTGCATCAGGGTGGCTATAGCCTTGCGCATGCTATGATGATGCTGATCCCGGAAGCATGGTCGGGCAACAAGCTCATGTCAGATGAACGCCGTGCGTTCTACGAATATCATGCAGCGCTCATGGAGCCGTGGGATGGTCCTGCCGCTGTCGCCTTTACCGATGGCCGCCAGATTGGCGCTACGCTTGATCGCAATGGTCTGCGTCCCGCCCGTTATCTTGTGACGGATGATGATTTTGTCATTCTGGCTTCCGAAGCAGGTGTTCTGCCAGTCGACGAAAAGAAGGTCGTCAAGAAGTGGCGTCTGCAGCCGGGCCGCATGCTGCTTATCGATATGGAAGAAGGCCGCATTGTCTCGGACGAGGAAATCAAGTCCCAGATCGCGCAGAAGCATCCTTACAAGCAGTGGCTGGCTAACACACAGCTCATTCTGGAAGATCTGAACCCGGTCGAGCCGCGCGCTCTGCGCAAGGATGTGAGCCTGCTTGATCGTCAGCAGTCATTCGGTTACAGCCAGGAAGACACCAAGCTTCTGATGTCCCCCATGGCTACTACCGGTCAGGAAGCCATCGGTTCGATGGGCACGGATACGCCGATTTCGGCGATGTCCGATAAGTCAAAGCTGCTTTACACCTATTTCAAGCAGAACTTTGCACAGGTCACGAACCCACCGATTGATCCGATCCGCGAAGAGCTTGTGATGAGCCTTGTCTCGTTCATCGGTCCGCGCCCGAACATCTTCGATCTGGTTGGCACCTCGCGCCGCAAGCGTCTGGAAGTGCGTCAGCCAATCCTGACCAATGGCGATCTCGAGAAAATCCGCTCCATCGGTCATACGGAAGATCGCTTCGATACCAAGACGCTCGACATCACCTATAACACAGGTGAAGGTGCTGCCGGTATGCATGGTGCGATTGAGCGCCTTTGCGACCGCGCAGAAGCTGCCGTGCATGGCGGCTATAACATTGTTATCCTGTCGGATCGTCAGGTTGGTCCAGATCGCATTCCGATCCCGGCTCTGCTGGCAACGGCTGCCGTCCACCATCACCTCATCCGCAAGGGGCTGCGTACATCGGTTGGTCTGGTTGTTGAATCAGGTGAACCACGCGAAGTGCATCACTTTGCTTGTCTCGCAGGCTATGGTGCGGAAGCGATCAACCCTTATCTCGCTTTCGACACCCTGCTCGACATGCATCGCCGCCGCGAGTTCCCGCCGGAAGTCGATGAATATGAAGTGGTCAAACGCTACATCAAGTCGATCGGCAAGGGCATTCTCAAGGTCATGTCCAAGATGGGCATTTCGACCTACCAGTCCTATTGCGGCGCGCAGATTTTTGATGCTGTCGGCTTGCAGACACGCTTTGTCGATCAGTTCTTCTTCGGCACGGCAACGAGTATCGAAGGCGTTGGTCTGGAAGAAATCGCGGAAGAAACCGTTCGTCGTCATACCGACGCGTTTGGCAATGATCCCGTTCTGCTGACAGCACTCGAAGTGGGTGGCGAATATGCCTACCGTATGCGCGGTGAAGCGCATCTGTGGTCGCCCGATGCGGTTGCAAAGCTACAGCATGCCGTTCGCACGTCAAACCCGGAAACGTTCACCGAATATACTTCCATGCTCGACTCCAAGTCGGCACAGGCAAAGACCATTCGTGGCCTGTTCGATATTCGCTTTGCAAAGGGTCGTGGCAAAGAGCCAGTGTCCATTGACGAGGTTGAATCGGCGGTCGATATCGTCAAGCGGTTCTCGACCGGTGCCATGTCTTTCGGTTCCATCTCGCGCGAAGCACACACTACGCTTGCGCGTGCCATGAACAGCATTGGCGGCAAGTCGAACACGGGTGAAGGCGGCGAGGAGCCGGATCGGTTCTATCCGTTGCCGGATGGTACGCCAAACCCTGAACGCTCTGCGATCAAGCAGGTAGCATCGGGCCGTTTCGGTGTGACGGCAGAATATCTCGTTAATTCCGACATGATCCAGATCAAGGTTGCGCAGGGTGCAAAGCCCGGTGAAGGTGGTCAGCTGCCGGGCCATAAGGTCGATGCGACGATTGCAAAGACGCGTCACTCGACACCTGGCGTTGGTCTTATTTCACCTCCTCCACACCACGACATCTATTCGATCGAAGATCTGGCGCAGCTCATCTACGATCTGAAGAACGTCAATCCGGTTGCCGATATTTCGGTCAAGTTGGTGTCGGAAGTGGGCGTTGGTACCGTTGCCGCCGGTGTTGCTAAGGCGCGCGCCGACCACATCACCGTTTCGGGTTATGATGGCGGTACGGGTGCGTCTCCGCTGACCTCGCTCAAGCATGCCGGTTCGCCATGGGAAATCGGCCTTGCCGAAACCCACCAGACACTGGTGCTCAACGGCCTTCGTTCGCGCATCGCGCTTCAGGTCGATGGCGGTCTTCGTACGGGTCGCGACGTGATCATCGGTGCGCTGCTTGGTGCCGACGAGTTCGGTTTCTCGACTGCTCCGCTGATTGCAGCCGGCTGCATCATGATGCGCAAGTGCCATCTCAACACTTGCCCTGTCGGCGTTGCCACACAAGACCCTGTTCTGCGCAAGCGCTTCAAGGGTACACCAGAGCATGTGATCAACTTCTTCTTCTATCTGGCGGAAGAAGTGCGCGCATTGCTGGCTGAAATGGGCTTTACCAAGCTTGAACAGATTATCGGTGAAACCGATCTTCTGGAAAAGCAGGACATGATCGATCATTGGAAGGCCAAGGGTCTCGACTTCAGCCGAATCTTCTACAAGCCGGAAGCCGAGAAGCACGAAATCTACTGGACCGAACGTCAGCATCATCCGATTGACGACGTTCTCGATCGCACGCTGATTGCTCAGGCCATGCCTGCGCTGGAAGACAAGACACCGGTCAAGATCGACGTCGACATTAAGAACGTCGATCGTTCGGCAGGTGCAATGCTTTCGGGCGAGGTGGCCAAGCGTTTCCGTCACAAGGGTTTGCCGGAAGATACGATTGCCGTTACCCTGCGCGGCACGGCTGGTCAGTCCTTCGGTGCATTCCTTGCCCGCGGTATTTCGTTCGAGCTGATCGGTGATGGTAACGACTATGTCGGTAAGGGCCTTTCGGGTGGCCGCATTGTCATACGTCCGCCAGAAGATACGCGTATTGTAGCCGAAGACTCGATCATTGCAGGCAATACCGTGCTTTACGGCGCGCTGGAAGGCGAGTGCTATTTCCGCGGTGTGGCAGGCGAGCGTTTCGCAGTGCGTAACTCCGGTGCCGTTACGGTTGTCGAAGGCGTGGGCGACCACGGATGCGAATATATGACCGGTGGTGTCGTCGTGGTTATCGGCCAGACAGGTCGCAACTTCGCAGCAGGCATGTCGGGCGGCGTTGCCTATGTGCTTGATGAAGTTGGTGACTTTGCGCAGCGCTGCAATATGGCGATGGTCGAGCTGGAGCCGGTGCCGGAAGAGGATGATATCCTCGAAAAGCTGCACCATCACGGCGGCGACCTGATGCACAAGGGCCGTGTGGATGTCTCGGCAAACATGACGCGCCATGACGAAGAACGTCTGGTGCAGTTGATTGCCAATCATCTGCATTACACGGGCTCCACGCGTGCCAAGGACATTCTCGATAATTGGGAGAGCTATCGCCCGAAATTCGTGAAAGTCATGCCGGTCGAATATCGCCGCGCTCTGGAAGAGATGGAGCGCATGCAGATCGGCGTTGCAGCTGAGTAATTATTATTAAAAGCGGTGCTCGTGCGCCTGAAATGGCGAATAGCCCCCTGAATCTCACGCTGTGAGAGGAGCATAAAATGGGTAAGGTAACTGGTTTTCTTGAGATCGATCGGCAGGTAGCAAAGTACCAGCCAGCATCGGATCGTATTCGTCACTTCCGCGAATTCACTCTGCCGATGACGGATGGTGAAGTGCAGAAGCAGGCGGCGCGTTGCATGGATTGCGGCATTCCGTTTTGTCATGGTCCAACGGGCTGCCCTGTGCACAATCAGATCCCGGACTGGAACGATCTCGTCTACAACAACAATTGGGATCAGGCGATCCGCAACCTGCATCTGACCAACAACTTCCCGGAATTCACCGGCCGCGTTTGCCCGGCTCCTTGCGAGGAAGCCTGCACGCTGAACCTCGAAGATACGCCGGTTGCGATCAAGACTGTTGAACAGGCACTGGGCGATAAGGCCTATGAGCTTGGCCATATCGTGCCGCAGCCAGCAGCACAGAAGACAGGCAAGTCGGTCGCGATCATTGGTTCAGGCCCTGCAGGTCTTGCTGCCGCACAGCAACTTGCACGCGCTGGTCACATGGTCGATGTCTATGAACGTGAAAGCCGCCCCGGCGGTCTGCTGCGTTATGGTATTCCTGACTTCAAGATGGAAAAACATCTGATCGACCGCCGCGTCACGCAAATGGAAGGTGAAGGCGTTCGCTTCCTTTGCGGCGTGAATATCGGCCTGGACAAGCCGTTGCGCGGCCTGCTCGATACGTATGATGCCGTGCTTTATTCGGGTGGTTCGGAAAAGCCGCGTCCTGCAGGCATTCCGGGTGCAGACCTTGAAGGCGTGCATGATGCTATGCCATATTTGGTTCAGCAGAACCGTCGCGTTGGCCGCGAGAATATTGAATCGGTCGCTTGGCACGAAGCGCCAATTCTCGCCGGTGGTAAGCATATCGTGGTTGTTGGCGGTGGTGATACGGCATCTGACTGCGTTGGCACGGCTTTCCGTCAGGGCGCTGTAAACGTTACGCAGCTGGACATTCGTCCGCAGCCGCCTGAAAGAGAAGACAAGCTCAGCGTCTGGCCTTATTGGGCCACCAAAATGCGGACTTCTTCCAGTCAGGCAGAAGGTGCAAACCGCGAATTTCAGGTCGCGACACTTGAATTCATCGGTGAAGACGGCAAGCTTACCCATGTGAAGT
The genomic region above belongs to Ochrobactrum quorumnocens and contains:
- a CDS encoding glutamate synthase subunit beta, with amino-acid sequence MGKVTGFLEIDRQVAKYQPASDRIRHFREFTLPMTDGEVQKQAARCMDCGIPFCHGPTGCPVHNQIPDWNDLVYNNNWDQAIRNLHLTNNFPEFTGRVCPAPCEEACTLNLEDTPVAIKTVEQALGDKAYELGHIVPQPAAQKTGKSVAIIGSGPAGLAAAQQLARAGHMVDVYERESRPGGLLRYGIPDFKMEKHLIDRRVTQMEGEGVRFLCGVNIGLDKPLRGLLDTYDAVLYSGGSEKPRPAGIPGADLEGVHDAMPYLVQQNRRVGRENIESVAWHEAPILAGGKHIVVVGGGDTASDCVGTAFRQGAVNVTQLDIRPQPPEREDKLSVWPYWATKMRTSSSQAEGANREFQVATLEFIGEDGKLTHVKCCQVDDKRKPIAGSEFFIKADLAFIAIGFFGPTENSVLKELGEKLEIATDRRGGTSVKANERDYRTNVDKLYAAGDVRRGQSLVVWAIREGRQAAHAIDADLMGSSVLPR
- the gltB gene encoding glutamate synthase large subunit; the protein is MPHLTPSVSHVDLHNGQNGTVKAATNSTNATRKTARTSAGTPPAQGLYNPRNEHDACGVGFIAHMKGQKSHQIVENGLKMLENLTHRGAVGADPLMGDGAGMLVQIPDRFFREEMARQGIDLPQPGHYAVGYIFMPRDAELRSHIEEIVKEVITAEGQTFIGFRQVPVDNSSLSKAPDIAATEPFHVQVFIGRSPTIESDDDFERRLFVLRKVISNRIYQENDGDDKGFYIVSMSARTVVYKGMFLAYQVGSYYNDLKDPRFESAVALVHQRFSTNTFPSWRLAHPYRMVAHNGEINTLRGNVNWMAARQASVDSELFGNDISKLWPISYEGQSDTACFDNALEFLHQGGYSLAHAMMMLIPEAWSGNKLMSDERRAFYEYHAALMEPWDGPAAVAFTDGRQIGATLDRNGLRPARYLVTDDDFVILASEAGVLPVDEKKVVKKWRLQPGRMLLIDMEEGRIVSDEEIKSQIAQKHPYKQWLANTQLILEDLNPVEPRALRKDVSLLDRQQSFGYSQEDTKLLMSPMATTGQEAIGSMGTDTPISAMSDKSKLLYTYFKQNFAQVTNPPIDPIREELVMSLVSFIGPRPNIFDLVGTSRRKRLEVRQPILTNGDLEKIRSIGHTEDRFDTKTLDITYNTGEGAAGMHGAIERLCDRAEAAVHGGYNIVILSDRQVGPDRIPIPALLATAAVHHHLIRKGLRTSVGLVVESGEPREVHHFACLAGYGAEAINPYLAFDTLLDMHRRREFPPEVDEYEVVKRYIKSIGKGILKVMSKMGISTYQSYCGAQIFDAVGLQTRFVDQFFFGTATSIEGVGLEEIAEETVRRHTDAFGNDPVLLTALEVGGEYAYRMRGEAHLWSPDAVAKLQHAVRTSNPETFTEYTSMLDSKSAQAKTIRGLFDIRFAKGRGKEPVSIDEVESAVDIVKRFSTGAMSFGSISREAHTTLARAMNSIGGKSNTGEGGEEPDRFYPLPDGTPNPERSAIKQVASGRFGVTAEYLVNSDMIQIKVAQGAKPGEGGQLPGHKVDATIAKTRHSTPGVGLISPPPHHDIYSIEDLAQLIYDLKNVNPVADISVKLVSEVGVGTVAAGVAKARADHITVSGYDGGTGASPLTSLKHAGSPWEIGLAETHQTLVLNGLRSRIALQVDGGLRTGRDVIIGALLGADEFGFSTAPLIAAGCIMMRKCHLNTCPVGVATQDPVLRKRFKGTPEHVINFFFYLAEEVRALLAEMGFTKLEQIIGETDLLEKQDMIDHWKAKGLDFSRIFYKPEAEKHEIYWTERQHHPIDDVLDRTLIAQAMPALEDKTPVKIDVDIKNVDRSAGAMLSGEVAKRFRHKGLPEDTIAVTLRGTAGQSFGAFLARGISFELIGDGNDYVGKGLSGGRIVIRPPEDTRIVAEDSIIAGNTVLYGALEGECYFRGVAGERFAVRNSGAVTVVEGVGDHGCEYMTGGVVVVIGQTGRNFAAGMSGGVAYVLDEVGDFAQRCNMAMVELEPVPEEDDILEKLHHHGGDLMHKGRVDVSANMTRHDEERLVQLIANHLHYTGSTRAKDILDNWESYRPKFVKVMPVEYRRALEEMERMQIGVAAE
- a CDS encoding threonine aldolase family protein, whose protein sequence is MHFASDNWAGAHPKIAESLALHANGFAAAYGASEIDKRVEQRFNELFEREVAVFFVGTGTAANSLALASVNRPGGVSLVHREAHVIEDECGAPEYFTGGARLHPIDGAMGRIDPELLKRELKRFNPAFVHAGQPMAVSITQATEVGTLYQPEHISTISEICRGAGLPLHMDGARFANALVSLDMTPAEMTWKQGVDIVSFGGTKNGCWCAEALVFMDPARAKDLPFIRKRAAQLFSKTRFIAAQFDAYLTDGLWIELAKHSNALSARLARHIDASSQMRLAWKPEANEVFAIMKQSVYDRLRDAGAIFYDWNPPHSEVNRISEGEIFARFVTSFANTEEEVDQFGKLIA
- a CDS encoding Hsp20 family protein; amino-acid sequence: MRHVDFSPLYRSTVGFDRLFSSMLDTLASPEGSQSSYPPYNIERTGENTYRITMAVAGFSESELEIEAHRNQLTVKGQKAEDDASEAGEVLYRGIASRAFERRFQLADFVEVAGASLKNGLLHIDLKREIPEQMKPRKIEVSQASTADAQQIEAKTAH
- a CDS encoding PepSY domain-containing protein, whose protein sequence is MKKAFLAFAALATVATGIATTSHAADNGLRVQVQYYDDDGYRPPMPPRGGPRPDWDGPDRGYDRGPGRGPGWGGDYGRRDTLGPRQVARSLQRRGYDVGDIRRDRGAYFVKATRPNGRRVVVVVDAFSGRIIDERRAGRGW